A genomic region of Solanum stenotomum isolate F172 unplaced genomic scaffold, ASM1918654v1 scaffold1705, whole genome shotgun sequence contains the following coding sequences:
- the LOC125850440 gene encoding putative late blight resistance protein homolog R1A-3 has protein sequence MAQNEIEKMLVYVRRMKGNDSQSCLQVEKLEMVLRVLRTFIKCHRVLFSDSSVELTKNVKSTVQMLEVILYNTTRIGEGKCGYKWIREIQVIHLLEFLECDTILSNNYELNDLDLSECMDCLGKNLNDVLMFCLERVRSDPPEENLEIHRFIKELKTVHKKMNFLRYLYATEIKSYVDDEKLECLETRIQFMASNVGQFCLSVSTNIVANTDKAEVEQYGYDILNKPSYLLCLIVLVELEMKKIFLNELKASKFTHSRTFKDMKLPEGFSHHLHSLLMYLRKEKLENFSDNVSAQNIIVAIEFLLVFLDADVSNHVINGNWLNEVMEKVGAIAGDVLYVIRKLLPSSINKDDTSKINLCSLQILEKTKDLKAQVETYYKSLKFTPSQFPTIGGLSFLDCLLRKLNEMTKSKSDLDFLMKPLLGNLEKELSTLTSILEKELSSLSSLFRDVARVHHEHKIPKDLQRRTINLAYEAEVAIDSILSQFNAFLHIFCLLPSILKEIKQINAEVTEMWSADVALKPCYVVAPFKHLPTRHSIPVTDEGIVGFGNDTEKMIQYLIRGTNELDVIPIVGMGGQGKTTIARKVYNSDNIVSHFDVRAWCIVSQTYNRRKLLQEILSQVTGSKDEGDKDDILADELRKSLMGKRYLIVLDDMWDCMAWDDLRLSFPDFGIRSRIVVTTRLQKVGEQVKYHTDPYSLPFLTKEESCELLQKKVFQKEDFPPELQDVSQAVAEKCKGLPLVVVLVAGIIKKRKMEESWWIEVKDALFDYLDRESEEYSRATMQLSFDNLPDCLKPCLLYMGMFPEDARIRVSTLISLWVAEGFVQNSEFAEDYLMDLISSNVVMVSMKSYNEKVKICQVHDVVFHFCLEKSREEKFMLAVKGHDSQLQPLDWKGSRVRFSFSKELSKFASVGSKTRKPFHQHLRSLITTNQGKSFYGIPFRQVSELRLLKVLDLSSHEVLYLSTATFEPPNYLQYLSVWANIFYFHPETHLPHIETLIVKSNATVLLPASFWEMEKLRHVEIANAKFDLGEDRQGIFEGSSKLENLRILRHVRFTILEVDRVDVLLRRCPNLQQLEITFVRVDGFVEDTCLIFESLTQLQILHLTIDSFVSELHLPSNIKKLVLKGGCFMESAISFIAGLPSLEYLQLEDVDFVKWIDTYLEGWYLQDITFDKLKFLKLVWLDISRWDASEESFPLLEKLVIKQCDNLEEIPLSLADIPTLKQIRLIRCENKSQEASAVRIKKEVEENEGNDRIVIIAEDYFGNIRKL, from the exons ATGGCTCAAAATGAAATTGAGAAAATGTTAGTTTATGTAAGAAGGATGAAGGGTAACGATTCTCAGAGTTGCCTCCAAGTTGAGAAACTTGAAATGGTGCTAAGAGTTTTAAGAACCTTTATAAAGTGTCATCGTGTTCTTTTTTCTGATTCCTCAGTCGAACTCACAAAGAATGTCAAATCGACTGTACAAATGCTTGAAGTGATACTCTATAACACTACACGTATCGGAGAAGGCAAGTGCGGTTATAAGTGGATTAGGGAAATTCAAGTAATACATTTGTTGGAATTCTTGGAATGTGATAccattttaagtaacaattatGAGTTGAATGATCTTGATCTGTCAGAATGTATGGATTGCCTCGGAAAGAATCTAAATGATGTACTGATGTTCTGCCTGGAAAGGGTTAGGTCTGACCCTCCTGAAGAAAACCTTGAAATACACAGATTTATAAAGGAACTGAAAACTGTTCataagaaaatgaattttttgaGATACTTATATGCCACAGAGATAAAGAGTTACGTTGACGACGAGAAGCTGGAATGTTTAGAGACTCGAATTCAGTTCATGGCTAGCAATGTGGGACAATTTTGTCTTTCTGTTTCAACTAACATTGTTGCAAATACAGATAAAGCTGAGGTCGAACAATATGGGTATGATATCTTGAATAAACCTTCTTATCTATTATGCTTGATTGTGTTAGTGGAGTTGGAAATGAAGAAGATTTTTCTCAATGAACTAAAGGCTTCAAAGTTTACTCATTCAAGAACTTTCAAGGACATGAAATTACCTGAAGGATTTTCTCATCATCTCCACAGTCTGTTGATGTATCTCAGAAAAGAAAAGCTCGAGAACTTTTCGGATAATGTCTCTGCTCAAAATATTATTGTGGCAATAGAGTTCTTGTTGGTGTTCCTTGATGCTGATGTGTCAAATCATGTTATTAATGGTAACTGGTTGAATGAGGTTATGGAAAAAGTTGGAGCTATAGCTGGTGATGTTCTATATGTGATCCGAAAGCTTCTTCCTAGCTCTATAAACAAAGATGACACTAGCAAAATAAATCTTTGCTCGTTACAAATATTGGAGAAAACTAAAGATCTGAAGGCACAAGTGGAGACTTACTACAAATCCTTAAAATTTACTCCATCTCAGTTCCCCACCATTGGTGGATTGAGCTTTCTGGATTGTCTTTTAAGGAAACTGAATGAAATGACAAAATCTAAATCTGATTTAGATTTCTTGATGAAACCTCTTTTAGGTAATTTGGAGAAAGAGCTATCAACTCTTACATCCATTTTAGAGAAGGAGCTGTCATCTTTGTCATCCCTTTTCAGAGATGTCGCAAGGGTACACCATGAACATAAAATTCCTAAAGATCTTCAGAGACGTACTATCAATTTGGCATATGAAGCTGAGGTTGCCATTGACTCTATTCTTTCTCAGTTTAATGCTTTCTTGCATATTTTTTGCTTACTTCCTTCAATCTTAAAAGAGATCAAGCAAATTAATGCGGAGGTAACTGAGATGTGGTCAGCAGACGTTGCTCTCAAGCCTTGCTATGTGGTAGCACCATTTAAACACCTGCCAACTCGACATAGCATTCCAGTGACTGATGAGGGGATAGTGGGTTTTGGGAATGACACAGAAAAAATGATTCAGTATCTGATTAGAGGTACAAATGAGCTAGACGTCATCCCAATTGTAGGCATGGGGGGACAAGGGAAAACGACAATTGCAAGAAAGGTGTACAATAGTGACAACATTGTTTCTCATTTTGATGTTCGAGCATGGTGCATCGTTTCCCAAACATATAACCGGAGAAAGCTATTACAAGAGATTTTGAGTCAAGTTACCGGTTCCAAGGACGAGGGAGACAAGGATGACATCCTTGCTGATGAGTTGAGGAAAAGCTTAATGGGCAAGAGATATCTCATTGTCTTGGATGATATGTGGGATTGTATGGCATGGGATGACTTAAGGCTTTCCTTTCCAGATTTTGGAATTAGAAGCAGAATAGTAGTAACAACTCGACTTCAGAAAGTGGGTGAACAAGTCAAGTACCATACTGATCCTTATTCTCTTCCATTCCTCACAAAAGAAGAGAGTTGTGAATTGTTGCAGAAAAAAGTGTTTCAAAAGGAAGATTTCCCGCCTGAACTACAAGATGTGAGTCAAGCAGTTGCAGAAAAATGCAAAGGACTGCCCCTAGTGGTTGTCTTGGTAGCTGGAATaatcaaaaaaaggaaaatggaaGAATCTTGGTGGATTGAGGTTAAGGATGCTTTATTTGACTATCTTGATCGTGAGTCGGAAGAATATAGTCGTGCGACTATGCAGTTGAGTTTTGATAACTTACCTGATTGTTTAAAGCCTTGTCTTCTTTATATGGGAATGTTTCCTGAGGATGCAAGAATTCGAGTGTCGACATTGATAAGTCTATGGGTTGCGGAAGGATTTGTGCAGAACAGTGAATTTGCTGAAGATTACTTGATGGATCTCATTAGTAGTAATGTGGTAATGGTTTCAATGAAAAGTTACAATGAAAAAGTCAAAATTTGTCAGGTTCATGATGTTGTGTTTcacttttgcttggagaagagTAGAGAAGAGAAATTTATGTTGGCAGTGAAGGGGCATGATAGCCAGTTGCAACCTTTGGATTGGAAGGGAAGTCGAGTGAGATTCAGTTTCAGTAAAGAGCTTTCCAAGTTTGCATCTGTGGGCTCCAAAACACGGAAGCCTTTCCACCAACACTTGAGGTCACTGATTACGACCAATCAAGGAAAATCTTTTTATGGGATTCCCTTCCGTCAGGTTAGTGAATTGAGACTTCTTAAGGTCTTGGATTTGAGTTCCCATGAAGTGCTTTATTTGTCGACAGCTACATTTGAACCACCAAATTACCTTCAGTACCTCTCAGTGTGGGCAAATATATTCTATTTTCATCCAGAAACTCATCTGCCCCATATAGAAACTTTAATTGTGAAGAGTAATGCTACGGTACTATTACCAGCTTCTTTTTGGGAAATGGAAAAATTAAGGCATGTTGAGATTGCTAATGCTAAATTTGATTTGGGAGAGGATAGGCAGGGGATCTTTGAAGGATCCTCTAAATTGGAAAATTTGAGGATTCTAAGGCACGTTAGATTTACAATTTTGGAAGTTGATAGGGTGGATGTGTTATTAAGGAGGTGTCCTAATCTTCAACAACTCGAAATCACTTTTGTGAGGGTGGATGGGTTTGTAGAAGATACTTGTCTCATATTTGAGAGTCTTACCCAGCTTCAAATACTTCACCTTAccattgattcttttgtgtCCGAGTTGCACTTGCCTTCAAATATAAAGAAGTTGGTACTTAAGGGAGGTTGTTTTATGGAGAGCGCGATTTCCTTCATTGCAGGACTACCAAGCCTGGAGTATCTCCAATTAGAAGATGTGGATTTTGTAAAATGGATTGATACTTATTTAGAAGGGTGGTACCTTCAAGATATCACGTTCGATAAGCTTAAGTTCTTGAAACTGGTGTGGTTAGATATCTCAAGGTGGGATGCCTCGGAGGAATCCTTTCCCCTGCTTGAAAAACTTGTCATAAAACAGTGTGACAATCTTGAGGAGATCCCCCTTAGCCTTGCAGATATTCCAACATTGAAACAGATTAGGTTGATTAGGTGTGAGAACAAATCTCAGGAGGCTTCAGCTGTGAGAATTAAGAAAGAAGTcgaagaaaatgaaggaaaCGACCGTATTGTCATCATTGCCGAA GATTATTTTGGAAACATAAGGAAGCTGTGA